A part of Canis lupus familiaris isolate Mischka breed German Shepherd chromosome 4, alternate assembly UU_Cfam_GSD_1.0, whole genome shotgun sequence genomic DNA contains:
- the BASP1 gene encoding brain acid soluble protein 1 isoform X1, whose protein sequence is MGGKLSKKKKGYNVNDEKAKDKDKKAEGAGTEEEGTPKESEPQAAAESAEVKEGKEEKADKDGPDAAAKPEDKEGDKDTAAAKEDAPKAEPEPTEAEGAADGKAEPPQKAEAEPAAGDAPQAAEPEPATQAAAAAGEQGQEPGEPAKTEAPAAPGAQETKSDGAPASDSKPSSGGSSSAEAAPSSKESPAATAAQAQSSAAAQAQSSAAAPGAPADDAPPAGHAEQAVALAD, encoded by the coding sequence ATGGGAGGTAAGCTGAGCAAGAAGAAGAAGGGGTACAACGTGAACGATGAGAAGGCCAAGGACAAGGACAAGAAGGCCGAAGGGGCGGGGACCGAAGAGGAGGGAACCCCGAAGGAGAGCGAGCCCCAGGCGGCCGCCGAGAGCGCCGAGGTGAAGGAGGGCAAGGAGGAGAAGGCCGACAAGGACGGGCCCGACGCGGCCGCCAAGCCCGAAGACAAGGAAGGCGACAAAGACACGGCGGCGGCCAAGGAAGACGCCCCGAAGGCGGAGCCCGAGCCCACGGAGGCGGAGGGGGCGGCCGACGGCAAGGCCGAGCCCCCCCAGAAGGCCGAGGCCGAGCCGGCGGCCGGCGACGCCCCCCAGGCCGCGGAGCCCGAGCCGGCGACCCAGGCCGCGGCCGCGGCGGGGGAGCAGGGCCAGGAGCCCGGGGAACCCGCAAAGACTGAGGCTCCCGCAGCTCCCGGCGCGCAGGAGACGAAAAGCGACGGGGCCCCGGCTTCAGACTCAAAACCcagcagcggcggcagcagcagcgcCGAGGCGGCCCCGTCCAGCAAGGAGAGCCCGGCGGCCACGGCGGCCCAGGCCCAGAGCTCGGCCGCGGCCCAGGCCCAGAGCTCGGCcgccgcccccggcgcccccgcggACGACGCGCCCCCTGCCGGCCACGCCGAGCAAGCCGTCGCGCTGGCCGACTGA